The DNA window agcaggggcgtgccgagctgAGCAGGGAcgtgccgagccggggcgcgctGACCCGGGCAGGGGCGCGCCGAGCCCGGGCGTGCCGGGGTGTGCCTAGGCCtgccgagccggggcgcgctGAGGCGGGGCGTGCCGGGGCATGCTGAGCTGGAGCGTGCTGGGGCGCGCCGAGCCGGGGCGCTCGGAGCCAGGCCGGGGCGCACTGAGCCGCGGTGGGGCGTGCCAAGTTGGGCCGGGGCGTGCctagccgagcaggggcgtgccgagccgagcaggggcgtgccgaaccGAGCAGGGGCGTCCCGAGGCGTGCcaagccgagcaggggcgtgcggAGCCGAGCAGGGGCGCTGAGCCGGGCCGGGGCGCGCTGAGCCGGGGCGTGCCGGGgtgtgccggggcgtgccgagccagGGCGTGCCGTGCCGGGGTGTGCCGAGGCCTGCCGGGCCGGGGCGCGCTGAGGCGGGCCGGGGCGCGCCGTGCCGAGTTGGGGCGgggcgtgccggggcgtgccgagccgtgccgaaccGTTCCGcggcgtgccgagccgtgccgagccgtgcaggggcgtgccgagccgagcaggggcgtgccgagccgagcaggggtgtgccgagccggggcgcgctgaggcggagcgtgccggggcgtgccgagctgGAGCGTGCTGGGGCGCGCCGAGCCGGGGCGCTCCGAGCCAGGCCGGGGCGCACTGAGCCGCGGTGGGGCGTGCCAAGTtgggccggggcgtgccgagccgagcaggggcgtgccgagccgagcaggggcgtgccgaaccGAGCAGGGGCGTCCCGAGGCGTGCcaagccgagcaggggcgtgcccaaccgagcaggggcgtgccgagccgtacCGACCCGTGCCGaaccgtgccggggcgtgccgagccgtgccgaaccgtgccggggcgtgccgagccgtacCGAACCGTGCCGAACCGTGCCGGGGCGTGCTGAGCCGTGCTGaaccgtgccggggcgtgccgagccgtacCGAACCGTGCCGaaccgtgccggggcgtgccgaaccgtgccgaaccgtgccggggcgtgccgagtcGTGCCGAACCgtgcaggggcgtgccgagccgtgccgagccgttCCGGGGCGTGcggagccgagcaggggcgtgccgagccggggcgcgctGACCCGGGCCGGGGCGCGCTGAGGCGGGGCGTGCCGGGGTGTGCCGAGCCCtgccgagccggggcgcgctGAGGCGGGGCGTGCCGGGGCATGCCGAGCTGGAGCGTGCTGGGGCGCGCCGAGCCGGGGCGCTCCGAGCCAGGCCGGGGCGCACTGAGCCGCGGTGGGGCGTGCCAAGTtgggccggggcgtgccgagctgAGCAGGGAcgtgccgagccggggcgcgctGACCCGGGCAGGGGCGCGCCGAGCCGGGGCGTGCCGGGGTGTGCCTAGGCCtgccgagccggggcgcgctGAGGGGGGgggtgccggggcgtgccgagctgGAGCGTGCTGGGGCGCGCCGAGCCGGGGCGCTCCGAGCCAGGCCGGGGCGCACTGAGCCGCGGTGGGGCGTGCCAAGTtgggccggggcgtgccgagccgagccgggGCGTGCCGGGGTGTGCCTAGGCCtgccgagccggggcgcgctGAGGGGGGGgggtgccggggcgtgccgagctgGAGCGTGCTGGGGCGCGCCGAGCCGGGGCGCTCGGAGCCAGGCCGGGGCGCACTGAGCCGCGGTGGGGCGTGCCAAGTtgggccggggcgtgccgagccgagcaggggcgtgccgagccgagcaggggcgtgccgaaccgagcaggggcgtgccgagccgagcaggggcgtgccgagccgagcagggg is part of the Dromiciops gliroides isolate mDroGli1 chromosome 4, mDroGli1.pri, whole genome shotgun sequence genome and encodes:
- the LOC122755093 gene encoding basic proline-rich protein-like; translated protein: MVARSPPQQQSPHQEHERACQNSGRQRQSMNTHHQHKDPEGKRPSSGRCLAFQITCLPSRAPARQASAHPGTPRHGTPWLGTPRHTPARPGTPRHAPAQRAQARVSAPRPGSARPGPGQRAPARVSAPRPGSARPGSAGPCSRAPARQASAHPGTARPGSARPGTPRHAPAQRAPARLSAPARLGTPLLGLARLGTPLLARPGSAGLGTPRHAPPQRAPARVSAPRPGAPRPGSERPGSARPSTLQLGTPRHPPPSARPGSAGLGTPRHAPARLGTPRPNLARPTAAQCAPAWLGAPRLGAPQHAPARHAPAPPPSARPGSAGLGTPRHAPARRAPARVSAPRLGTSLLSSARPGPTWHAPPRLSAPRPGSERPGSARPSTLQLGMPRHAPPQRAPARQGSAHPGTPRLSAPRPGSARPGSARPCSAPHAPERLGTARHAPARFGTTRHAPARTAQHAPARFGTVRYGSARPGTRAPARQASAHPGTARPGSARPGTPRHAPAQRAPARLSAPARLRTPLLGLARLGTPLLGSARPCSARHAPARLGTPRPNLARPTAAQCAPAWLRAPRLGAPQHAPAQHAPARPASARPGSAGLGTPRHARARRAPARVSAPRLGTSLLSSARPCSCAPAWLGAPRLGAPQHAPARHAPARLASARPGSAGLGTPRHAPPQRAPARVSAPRPGAPRPGSERPGSARPSTLQLGTPRHPPPQRAPARQA